The Tenebrio molitor chromosome 5, icTenMoli1.1, whole genome shotgun sequence genome has a segment encoding these proteins:
- the Rpp30 gene encoding ribonuclease P protein subunit p30, with protein MSQIQKMLDVKGFFDYCINEKCLENNYEHTLKLLHEFGYRTIAINQVIDGNDLEQKKKKKKGEPREASSDPVPEPHKIINVQGCEDMNIFNRLTIIFSNQEVMHKITKSPNYKKYHIIAVLPTTTPATLFVCSNFDADIFCFNPENKNHVKRNRKMYKQLIDRGYHFEIPYSPAIEDSSKRKNIIHTAHLYHTYIKSRNVIISSSASSPSLLRGPYDIINLAFIFGLNEQQAKSSITHCGRQVFINSVGRRHGKAVMFVENVDKSETQVDKTIIDTKNTSEEIICLAESDEEDMETDQPALKRVKQ; from the exons ATGtctcaaattcaaaaaatgttggaCGTAAAAGGTTTTTTCGATTActgtataaatgaaaaatgtttggaaaataattacgAACATACTCTAAAGTTATTACATGAAT TCGGCTATAGAACAATTGCAATAAATCAAGTCATAGATGGCAATGATCtagaacaaaaaaagaaaaagaagaaaggtGAGCCACGAGAAGCATCATCTGATCCAGTACCAGAAccacataaaataattaatgtgcAG gGTTGTGAAGATATGAACATTTTCAACCGTCTCACTATTATATTCTCAAATCAGGAAGTAATGCACAAAATT ACTAAATCaccaaattacaaaaagtatCATATAATAGCTGTTTTACCTACAACTACTCCAGCAACTTTG tttgtttgTAGCAATTTTGATGCagatatattttgttttaatccTGAGAATAAAAATCATGTAAAAAGGAATAGAAAAATGTACAAACAGCTAATAGATCGAGGATATCATTTTGAAATACCATATAGTCCAGCTATTGAAGATTCATCAAAAAGAAAGAACATAATACATACTGCTCATTTATATCATACTTACATTAAATCAAgaaatgtaattatttcaaGTTCAGCCTCTAGTCCTTCACTGCTGAGAGGCCCTTAtgatataattaattt agcttttatttttggattaaatGAACAGCAAGCCAAAAGTTCAATAACACATTGTGGACGCCAAGTTTTTATAAATTCAG TTGGCAGAAGACATGGTAAAGCAGTTATGTTCGTTGAAAACGTAGATAAAAGTGAAACACAAGTGGATAAGACAATAATTGACACCAAAAATACTTCTGAAGAAATAATATGTTTGGCCGAAAGTGATGAGGAAGACATGGAAACTGACCAACCGGCCTTGAAGAGGGTTAagcagtaa
- the LOC138130597 gene encoding uncharacterized protein — MFMIKVLHKVRPQKQCLYLLQACVNHRMKTHKSDKHDVNQEQIKNTTNQTLGEMSSKYQVFREEDSEVILDIYEERNKYLDTLEQEEDLNPLSGVNLERGKNGVYEIEDLVDVLRRENAEDIFVASVPNDIKYVDYMCIVSGKSHRHMKAIAQFVRKIYKKKMHKTDLIPILEGEASKDWMALDLGNIALHIFSREARTLYDLDSLWSVGSQYDKECNKQDPITEMLERHSIYLQDLHPAN; from the exons atgtttatGATAAAAGTATTACATAAAGTCCGACCTCAAAAACAGTGTTTATATCTATTACAAGCATGTGTTAATCACAGAATGAAAACTCACAAATCAGACAAACATGATGTTAATcaggaacaaataaaaaacacaacTAACCAAACTTTGGGTGAAATGAGTTCTAAATATCAGGTTTTTCGAGAGGAAGATTCTGAAGTAATTCTTGATATTTACGAAGAACGTAACAAGTATCTGGACACGTTAGAACAAGAAGAAGATTTAAATCCTTTGAGTGGTGTTAATTTGgaaa GGGGTAAGAATGGTGTATATGAAATAGAAGATTTAGTTGATGTATTACGCCGTGAAAATGCTGAAGATATCTTTGTAGCATCTGTCCCTAACGACATAAAATATGTTGATTATATGTGCATAGTTTCAGGGAAATCTCATAGACATATGAAAGCAATTGCACAATTTGTTAGAAAgatttataagaaaaaaatgcacAAAACAGATCTAATTCCTATTCTGGAAGGAGAAGCTTCTAAAGACTGGATGGCTCTAGATTTag GTAATATTGCCCTTCACATATTTTCACGTGAAGCTAGAACTTTATATGATCTAGATTCGTTATGGTCAGTAGGCTCACAATATGATAAAGAATGTAACAAACAAGA